Proteins found in one Magnolia sinica isolate HGM2019 chromosome 5, MsV1, whole genome shotgun sequence genomic segment:
- the LOC131246743 gene encoding sm-like protein LSM7, which produces MSGRKETVLDLAKFVDKGVQVKLTGGRQVTGTLKGYDQLLNLVLDEALEFLRDPDDPLKTTDQTRRLGLIVCRGTAVMLVSPTDGTDEIANPFVQPDGA; this is translated from the exons TCAGGCCGGAAGGAAACAGTTCTAGATTTGGCGAAGTTTGTTGACAAGGGCGTCCAAGTTAAGCTTACTGGAGGAAGACAAG TGACAGGGACGCTGAAAGGATATGATCAGTTACTTAACCTAGTGCTCGATGAAGCACTAGAGTTTCTAagag ATCCGGATGATCCACTGAAGACTACTGACCAGACCAGGCGCCTTGGTCTAATA GTATGTCGGGGGACTGCTGTGATGCTTGTATCACCAACGGATGGGACGGATGAGATTGCCAACCCTTTTGTCCAGCCAGATGGGGCTTAG